The segment AGGTGACAATTGTGGTTTTGGAGTTTATGGTTACTCCTAAAAAGAAGAGTTTGATTCACGGTGTTGTGACCTGAGATTTTTGTCTTTCTATAAAACGCACACTTTAAGGGTCAAAAGTACaggtgaggagagaggaagaggagaaagtgggtgagggagaaggacagaggtTTCTCTTAAATAGGAGTCGACCGACCTCTTCCCACGATAGGAAAGGAGTTAAATTCAGGAGGGGAGAAAATCCCTCTGTCAGATGGAAGGTCAGGTGTTGGTTGTGTGGTGTACTTACGTGTCAAGCTGCCGATTCCCGTGGTGTAAATATTCCCACTGGGGCTGAGTTTGTGCTATCCAGGCTTTGACTTGACCCTTGCCAAGGAGACCTGCCTTCTCCAACACACCCAGTCAGAGGAGGCTGGCAGCGGGGCCATTCTAATCTCCCTGGAATTGAAATAGCAAGTTAGGGGCATAACCCAAGGATGAGATCTGCCGTGGCTTCTGAGACAATGAGAAGAAGAACGGAGAAGCGTCTAGGACCTGAGCTAACAGCCAGAGATGAGCTGCACTGCAGAGGCTGACATTGGTGGTCACCGGACTTCAGGGACTATAGGAAAGAGAGGTGCAAAGGAAAACCCCTTCCCCTCCATTCTTTACTTCCTTTTGTATCCATGGAATGAGTGATGGGCCTTCGAGATCAGGCCGACTGCAGTGCAGGCAGAGGGCAAATAAGGTTGCCAGAAATCATGGCCCCATGCAGTTCTCCTGTTGCTGCTCTCTCCTTCCCAGAACTCAGTTGCGGTTCCAAGGGCCTCCGACTTCACTCCTCATCTGAGTTCTGAGCTCTGCTGTTGATCTCTTGCTCTCTTTACTCTCTCTCAATTGCTCATGAGGATTTTCTCAACAGACATTTGAAATGCATTTGGTATGGGCTTTTAAAAATCCACTTTTGTTTTAGGTGTTTTCTAACCATTTTATTCTTCTCCTCAGAAAACAGGGGAAAAGATGAGAATTTAAGGGAAATTTTGCAAGTGTTTATAAGCGGAAAATTCTCTGTCAATTTTCTGGGACTGGAACTTGCAAGTTGGTTATGTGGATTGGAGGAACAGGGTCCAGGTTGCTGTTGCCAGGCCATGATAATCTCGAATTTGAAATTTGCCTCTTGGTTATTTCAGGTGGAAAAAGCACTTACATACGAAAAATTCAGAGCCTGGACCAGCCCGGAAAATTTGACGAAGGGGAAGATCCAAGTGTTCCTTCCGCGACTAAAGCTGGAGGAGAATTATGATCTGGAGCCTTTCCTTCGCAGCTTGGGCATGACTGATGCTTTTGACGAAGCCAAGGCAGACTTTTCCGGAATGTCCACTAAGAAGAACGTGCCCGTCACCAAGGTGGCACACAAGTGCTTCGTGGAGGTGAACGAGGAGGGCACGGAGGCGGCGGGGACCACGGCGGTCATCAGGAACTCCCGCTCCtgcaggatggagcccaggttctGTGCCGACCAccctttcctcttcttcatcaCCCACCACAAAACCAAGAACCTCCTGTTCTGTGGTAGGTTCTCCGCTCCGTGAACAGGCGCGAGTGCTTCACCGGgctcctctccctcccgcccagcCTGCCTTTCCGTAGACGGCCCACGGCCACGTCACTGTGGGGGTTGGAAAGCCAAAATAAAGCACGTGCACCCTggggtggctgtggctgtgtttcctcccccccccccgccccccgtcccacGCCGCTGAGGGTTAGGGAGGCTTGGGATGGGAGGGTGCAGGCTCTGCAAGCTTCCCCGGCTCTCCTGGACTCGGCTTCAACAGCCTGTCAGGAGGGCCAGCTGCCCCTGATAGGCCAGAGATTCACAAGTCTGAAATTCTCCATCCTGggctggcacttgccttgcttacatGCGGCCGGCACAGATTCAAGCCCTGGTATCCCGTACGgaccccccaaacacagccaggagtaatttctgagtgcagagataggagtatgGCCTGCACCCCGCTGGGGgtgctcccaaaccaaaataaataaataaataaataaaattctccaTCCCTCAGCCATCTCAAGACTCTGACCCCACCCACTGTCACAGTCCGTAGAGGCGGCTGCAGCTGGCCTGGGGTCTCAGAACCAGCTGAAGTCAAGTGTCCTGCCCCCTGTTCCTGTAGGCGAATGGCCCTTTGTGCCCCCTGTCCTGGGGTCCCCATAAGCAAATGCTCCTGATTTGCTACAGCCCTCGGAACAAGGGAGGGCTCGGGCTCAGCCATCAGCCGAGTGACTGGATTTGGCGCAAACGTCTGGGGCATGTCCTGGAGTTCTCGAAGTTCCCTTTTCCTCTGAAACACACAACTCCGAAGGAGCCTGTCAGCAACAGGGAGCCCCGCTACACAACTATGATAGGGATAGTTTTCCCTACGTGGCACTGTTTAGTTTTTCTCAGGCAAGGGCCAATTGTGTTACAGCAGCAATGCagaaaaccactgaaaattctACCAAGATGATTTAACTCATCCACGATCCCACTACCCAGCAATTACTTCTGTTGACAGTAATATAGATCTTTTCCTGTTCTTTGTATGTGGAGAGTTGAAGCGTTTTAACACAAATTAATCATGCTCACCTGTAACTCATTTCTGTTCTCACCATAAACCTTCCTCAAGATCATTATCTTTATATCATCACTGTGATGTGTGAAAGTGTACAAATTATTTTCTTGCCTACTTACCTtacctccctcctttctctcatttttttgctCGAATTTTCTACTTCCAAGTATATTTTGAGGTAATTAGAGCATTAAATTTACTTTATGTTCTATACATCCAAAATACTTGCTCACATTCTAAGTATTTGTGAGGGATTATGAAAAATTCATGATATGTACATGggagggcttgggccacacccaaagttGCTCTGGAGGCTATTCCGGGCTCTATTCTTGGGATCACTCCCGGTATTCCTTGGGGgaccttaagcactgccagatatgaagCCAGTATTGGGCACAtacaggcaagcaccttgaccctTTTACTAAGAAATGTTCTTGGAAAGTATGTATCAAGATAAAAGTTGTCAACATTTTGAGATTTCTGAGTTCCCCCCAAGTGGACTCACACTGCCCTGGCAAAACCGTTTCCACTCTTACTAACTTCTGCCTCACTTGT is part of the Sorex araneus isolate mSorAra2 chromosome 2, mSorAra2.pri, whole genome shotgun sequence genome and harbors:
- the SERPINB8 gene encoding serpin B8 isoform X2; the encoded protein is MPFKVNQEQKTVQMMFKQAKFPTGYVEEVNTQVLELPYAGDELSMVILLPDEDTPLAVVEKALTYEKFRAWTSPENLTKGKIQVFLPRLKLEENYDLEPFLRSLGMTDAFDEAKADFSGMSTKKNVPVTKVAHKCFVEVNEEGTEAAGTTAVIRNSRSCRMEPRFCADHPFLFFITHHKTKNLLFCGRFSAP
- the SERPINB8 gene encoding serpin B8 isoform X1 — its product is MIDPLTKLVLVNAIYFKGKWSEQFDRKHTRGMPFKVNQEQKTVQMMFKQAKFPTGYVEEVNTQVLELPYAGDELSMVILLPDEDTPLAVVEKALTYEKFRAWTSPENLTKGKIQVFLPRLKLEENYDLEPFLRSLGMTDAFDEAKADFSGMSTKKNVPVTKVAHKCFVEVNEEGTEAAGTTAVIRNSRSCRMEPRFCADHPFLFFITHHKTKNLLFCGRFSAP